A DNA window from Solanum lycopersicum chromosome 3, SLM_r2.1 contains the following coding sequences:
- the LOC138347753 gene encoding uncharacterized protein, producing the protein MKILLHDSKKAELRRLADEKQPELKGDVGKLLKTHDITDVAGTSKGAMEKPTPKNINLNTVFTKPFTQKVQIIDTSSPQTSTYAASLHKEKKTYNYISRTYIENLYKIQNFLNQKSKSTTTLEKTQDYLTQKLQGYNKLIAQPKTNPNLVKTCYNYGLLNIVYTYTGEEISGIPEVHKAFLIYKKITKGNLFFIRFYTAPAEILYDEIKPMIQIVKIGLTREMIIPEDIGQQPEITRVEIPNFYANKRIIGLSTIIQELGNNYIQGNIIWSYYLRDHLMIYANSREIRQADMEEVQK; encoded by the coding sequence ATGAAAATCTTATTGCATGACTCTAAAAAGGCGGAGCTACGTCGTTTGGCAGACGAAAAACAGCCAGAACTaaaaggagacgttgggaaactccttAAAACCCATGACATTACTGATGTTGCAGGTACAAGCAAAGGAGCTATGGAGAAACCTACACCAAAAAACATAAACCTAAATACCGTATTTACCAAACCATTTACTCAAAAGGTACAGATAATAGATACTTCATCACCACAAACATCTACATATGCAGCTAGCCtgcataaagagaagaaaacatataacTATATATCCCgaacatatattgaaaacctaTACAAGATACAAAACTTTTTGAATCAAAAATCCAAATCTACCACGACATTAGAAAAAACCCAAGACTACCTAACCCAAAAACTACAAGGTTATAACAAGTTAATTGCACAACCAAAAACTAATCCAAACCTAGTTAAAACTTGTTATAACTATGGATTATTAAATATAGTCTATACATATACAGGTGAAGAAATAAGTGGAATCCCAGAGGTCCACAaagcatttttaatatataaaaagataacaaaaggAAACCTATTTTTCATAAGATTCTACACAGCACCAGCGGAGATACTCTATGATGAAATAAAGCCAATGATCCAGATAGTCAAAATTGGGCTAACGCGGGAAATGATAATCCCAGAAGATATAGGCCAACAGCCAGAGATAACAAGAGTTGAGATACCCAATTTCTATGCCAATAAAAGGATAATTGGATTATCAACTATTATACAAGAACTAGGAAATAACTATATACAAGGCAACATCATATGGAGCTACTATTTGAGAGATCACTTAATGATATACGCCAATTCGCGAGAAATAAGACAAGCAGATATGGAAGAAGTCCAAAAATGA